A stretch of the Rhodothermus profundi genome encodes the following:
- the fliE gene encoding flagellar hook-basal body complex protein FliE, which yields MNVAELQRLQQLTGGDERRLPTPRTRETVDGGFADTLAQAIQEVDRAQKIADEQVEAFIAGEQENLHEVMISMNQARLYFQLMTEVRNRLLETYQELMRTQI from the coding sequence ATGAACGTGGCTGAATTACAGCGCCTGCAGCAACTGACCGGTGGTGACGAGCGACGGTTACCTACGCCACGTACCCGCGAAACCGTTGACGGCGGCTTCGCCGATACCTTGGCCCAGGCCATTCAGGAAGTAGACCGTGCCCAGAAAATTGCCGACGAACAGGTCGAAGCCTTTATCGCCGGCGAGCAGGAAAACCTGCATGAAGTAATGATCTCGATGAATCAGGCGCGCCTCTACTTTCAGCTCATGACGGAAGTGCGAAACCGCTTGCTGGAAACCTACCAGGAACTCATGCGCACGCAGATTTAA
- the flgC gene encoding flagellar basal body rod protein FlgC, with protein sequence MPLPTRIFSFFRTAARGLEAQRMAMSAATENIANAATTRTEEGTPYAIKRAVHTSPQARTRRFYELLSQLRTAPRTLDPRHSASPSLLTRLPEAELGPETTITETLRLRYEYDPTHPHADANGYVAYPDVNVVEEMAHLISANRIYEANLSTIQAAKEIIRRTLEI encoded by the coding sequence ATGCCACTGCCTACGCGCATCTTCTCGTTTTTCCGAACAGCCGCTCGGGGCCTGGAAGCCCAACGCATGGCCATGAGCGCGGCCACCGAAAACATTGCCAATGCGGCCACTACCCGAACCGAGGAGGGAACTCCGTACGCCATCAAGCGGGCGGTCCATACCAGCCCACAGGCCCGCACCCGACGTTTTTACGAATTGCTCAGCCAGCTACGCACCGCACCACGCACGCTGGACCCTCGCCACAGCGCCTCACCTTCGCTCCTTACCCGCCTGCCAGAAGCTGAACTGGGTCCTGAAACAACCATCACCGAGACGCTGCGCCTGCGCTACGAATATGACCCCACCCACCCCCATGCCGATGCCAACGGATATGTGGCCTACCCCGACGTGAATGTGGTGGAGGAAATGGCGCACCTGATCTCGGCCAACCGGATCTATGAAGCCAACCTCTCCACCATTCAGGCCGCCAAAGAAATTATCAGGCGAACCCTGGAAATCTAA
- a CDS encoding flagellar basal body rod protein FlgB codes for MEPAKLQLLRHAMQAYTWRLKALAANIANLDTPGYQRLSVSFEEALQAARHRVPGLRHPEEVEPRMKVENGPPILEDELMELADTQMRTQLATRALREHFDLMRTAITGRTG; via the coding sequence ATGGAACCGGCCAAGCTTCAGTTGTTGCGCCACGCCATGCAGGCCTATACCTGGCGCCTGAAGGCGTTGGCGGCCAACATTGCCAACCTAGACACCCCGGGGTATCAGCGGCTGAGCGTTTCCTTTGAAGAAGCGCTGCAAGCGGCGCGTCATCGCGTGCCCGGACTGCGCCACCCGGAAGAAGTCGAACCGCGCATGAAAGTCGAAAACGGTCCTCCGATCCTGGAAGATGAACTCATGGAGCTAGCCGACACACAGATGCGCACGCAGCTTGCCACGCGTGCCCTGCGGGAACACTTTGATCTGATGCGTACCGCTATCACTGGCCGCACCGGTTAA
- a CDS encoding ATP-binding protein, producing the protein MASLTERTAKAQDGHDALLANLAQVLAHRLRGLITSIEGFTDLLADTLVTPEQRELVLRVFESTASIERILSELQWYSRPLQPMPGRRPLRTLLQELLVMLEESEAARVALDLRLSGRYQVRADAMLLRQALFMLLKNALEATGPAGVVQLRVLDEPRSIRFEVWNEGWMSPEVAEQIFVPFFTTKAQNLGIGLPIARRIAEAHGGTVYLAANDPDSGICMALILPQDDEQMRSLA; encoded by the coding sequence ATGGCTTCTCTGACGGAAAGGACGGCGAAGGCGCAGGATGGCCACGATGCGCTTTTGGCAAACCTGGCCCAGGTGTTGGCTCATCGGCTGCGCGGTTTGATAACCAGCATTGAGGGGTTTACGGACCTGCTGGCCGATACCCTGGTGACGCCTGAACAGCGCGAGCTGGTTTTGCGCGTCTTTGAGAGCACGGCATCCATTGAGCGCATTCTGTCCGAGCTGCAATGGTACAGTCGGCCGTTGCAGCCAATGCCCGGGCGGCGTCCACTGCGCACGCTTTTGCAGGAATTGCTGGTTATGCTGGAAGAGAGTGAAGCGGCCCGTGTGGCGCTTGATCTGCGTCTATCGGGACGGTATCAGGTGCGAGCAGATGCCATGTTGCTCCGGCAGGCTCTCTTTATGCTGTTGAAGAATGCCCTGGAGGCCACCGGACCGGCAGGCGTCGTGCAGTTGCGGGTGTTGGATGAGCCGCGTTCGATTCGCTTTGAGGTCTGGAATGAGGGGTGGATGTCGCCCGAGGTGGCGGAACAAATCTTTGTGCCCTTTTTCACCACCAAAGCGCAGAATCTGGGAATCGGGCTGCCTATTGCCCGGCGCATTGCGGAGGCGCATGGCGGTACGGTCTATCTGGCCGCCAACGATCCAGACAGTGGCATCTGCATGGCACTCATTCTCCCCCAGGATGATGAGCAGATGCGCTCCTTGGCTTAG
- a CDS encoding sigma-54-dependent transcriptional regulator translates to MAAPQREVPHILLVDDEHLLHTLFERLFTRHGLRLTSCYNALQALEVLKKEASSFDLVITDFKMPDMDGLELLAYIRQEHPDLQVIMITAHANVQHAVRAMQNGAIDYIPKPFSTEELVERVQAALARRREQQEVTARRSARSSRRRTKPTIEYVGAHPTIQRLKAMLPRVAANRAPVFIQGESGTGKEILARLIHQMSDRASGPFVAINCANLPRELVESHLFGHRKGAFTGAIEDMTGAFERADGGTLLLDEITEVDLAIQAKLLRVLQEQEIQKVGSTEARKIDVRVIATSNRNLSEAIAKGQFREDLYHRLSVFPLSVPPLRERMSDVPLLVDHFIKKYCELYGLPLKQVAPALMDRFMQYHWPGNVRQLENYVQRGVLLSADRTVIEVEDVFNDFFADAEPARQDAQEKEDLLSRVQTIEEMEREMILRALKETNNNQQLAAQKLGISARTIRNKLKRYREQGLIS, encoded by the coding sequence ATGGCGGCGCCACAGCGCGAAGTTCCCCACATTCTGCTGGTTGACGACGAACATCTACTGCATACGCTCTTTGAGCGGCTGTTTACGCGGCATGGCCTGCGCTTGACCAGTTGCTACAATGCCCTGCAGGCCCTGGAGGTATTGAAAAAAGAGGCCAGTTCGTTCGATCTGGTGATCACTGATTTTAAAATGCCGGATATGGACGGGCTGGAACTGCTTGCCTATATCCGGCAGGAGCATCCCGACCTGCAGGTAATCATGATTACGGCGCATGCCAATGTGCAGCATGCCGTGCGGGCCATGCAGAACGGAGCTATTGATTACATCCCCAAGCCCTTCTCTACCGAAGAGCTGGTCGAACGCGTGCAGGCGGCACTGGCCCGCCGTCGCGAGCAGCAAGAAGTAACGGCGCGGCGATCAGCGCGCTCGTCGCGGCGCCGCACGAAGCCGACTATCGAATACGTGGGAGCGCATCCTACGATTCAGCGGCTAAAGGCAATGCTACCGCGCGTAGCTGCCAACAGAGCGCCTGTCTTCATCCAGGGAGAAAGCGGTACCGGCAAAGAGATTCTGGCCCGTCTGATTCATCAGATGAGCGACCGGGCAAGCGGCCCTTTTGTGGCGATCAACTGTGCCAATCTGCCGCGCGAGCTGGTGGAGAGCCACCTGTTTGGCCATCGCAAGGGGGCGTTTACCGGCGCTATCGAAGATATGACCGGTGCTTTTGAACGGGCCGATGGGGGGACGCTTTTGCTGGACGAGATCACCGAGGTTGACCTGGCTATTCAGGCCAAGTTGCTACGCGTGCTTCAGGAGCAGGAAATTCAGAAGGTGGGATCGACGGAGGCGCGAAAAATTGACGTGCGTGTCATTGCCACCAGCAACCGGAACTTGAGTGAGGCCATTGCGAAGGGACAGTTTCGGGAGGATCTGTATCACCGGTTGAGCGTGTTCCCATTGAGCGTTCCGCCGCTTCGGGAGCGCATGTCGGACGTCCCCCTGCTGGTGGATCATTTCATTAAGAAGTACTGCGAGCTGTACGGCTTGCCGCTCAAGCAGGTAGCGCCGGCGCTGATGGATCGCTTCATGCAGTACCACTGGCCGGGTAACGTGCGCCAGTTGGAAAACTACGTGCAGCGCGGCGTCCTGCTGTCGGCCGACCGAACGGTGATTGAGGTGGAGGATGTCTTTAATGATTTCTTTGCCGACGCCGAGCCGGCGCGACAGGATGCGCAAGAAAAAGAAGATCTCCTTTCGCGCGTGCAGACCATTGAGGAAATGGAACGGGAAATGATTCTGCGCGCGCTCAAGGAGACCAATAATAACCAGCAGTTGGCAGCTCAGAAGCTGGGCATTAGCGCCCGCACCATCCGAAATAAGCTCAAGCGCTATCGGGAGCAGGGCTTGATTTCGTAA
- a CDS encoding flagellar biosynthesis anti-sigma factor FlgM — translation MDVRDIQGGGAQRLDPLQRDALSGAREVGKRAEATPSEKAPAEDRVDLSEAARTAAQQAEETPELEFARQALRSVPSISPERVAAILRHLQSGYYQQPAIIKEIAERIVEEMLAESLPQQ, via the coding sequence ATGGATGTTCGGGATATTCAGGGGGGCGGAGCTCAACGACTTGATCCTCTGCAGCGCGATGCGCTGAGCGGCGCGCGCGAGGTAGGCAAGCGGGCAGAAGCCACGCCATCCGAGAAGGCGCCTGCGGAAGATCGCGTTGACCTCTCGGAGGCAGCCCGCACTGCAGCCCAACAGGCAGAAGAAACACCGGAGCTTGAGTTTGCCCGCCAGGCACTCCGTAGCGTCCCCTCCATCAGTCCGGAGCGCGTCGCCGCTATCCTCCGCCACTTACAGTCGGGCTACTACCAGCAGCCGGCCATCATTAAAGAAATTGCGGAGCGCATCGTGGAAGAAATGCTGGCAGAAAGCCTGCCGCAGCAGTAA
- the fliD gene encoding flagellar filament capping protein FliD, with product MAVNPLLSVYRANDPYEQLISAILAIESQPKLDLQAKKAEQERLKGVMNDFDSKLSALHSLLKTLTDPLARPFQGKSATTSATEFTVTASDQAALGTHTLEVKRLASADTRISKQYTSSGSTLRSFFDTNGAQTFTIRVASPTDTNPNNRVDIQVTVNPTGTTDEAILKEIATAINNAFQAAVDAGTIKSDERAYASVINETSSTARLSLRSGKTGFTYRLEFVDSAAGLLAALELNNNALATGTGGGQVTFVGTSETDSALNSQFVLDGLTLYRDANRVTDALTGITLEFKQVSTAPAEFTVAPDIEHIKAQIEDFIQKYNDVLTYITGKSNIDGVTETRGDFAGDPVFSGLRFTLRNEVVRKVSGQPTEGPHYITDLGITINDDGTLSLTDEDALLQAVRRNPQAVESLFSGNDGIATRLLTRLEAFVATGGIIDQRQDSIETRIRRLNDRIAAFEEQLARREEQLRAQFARVQETIALFQGQQQFLSGFLFGGGTFF from the coding sequence ATGGCTGTCAATCCGCTGCTGTCTGTCTACCGCGCCAACGACCCCTACGAGCAACTGATCAGTGCGATCCTGGCCATTGAAAGCCAGCCCAAGCTGGACCTGCAGGCGAAAAAAGCCGAGCAGGAACGGCTCAAAGGGGTCATGAACGACTTCGACAGCAAGCTTTCGGCATTGCACAGCCTGCTGAAAACCCTGACCGATCCGCTGGCGCGTCCGTTTCAGGGCAAAAGTGCCACCACGTCGGCCACCGAGTTTACGGTGACAGCCAGCGATCAGGCCGCACTCGGCACACATACGCTGGAAGTCAAGCGCCTGGCCTCGGCCGACACCCGCATTTCCAAGCAGTACACCAGCAGCGGATCAACCCTGCGCAGTTTCTTTGATACCAATGGCGCCCAGACGTTCACCATTCGCGTTGCCAGTCCCACCGACACGAATCCCAACAACCGGGTCGATATTCAGGTTACGGTCAATCCGACAGGAACAACGGACGAGGCCATCCTGAAGGAAATTGCCACAGCTATCAATAACGCCTTTCAGGCAGCCGTCGACGCCGGCACGATCAAATCGGACGAGCGGGCCTATGCGTCGGTTATCAACGAAACCAGCAGCACAGCCCGTCTTTCGCTCCGCAGTGGCAAAACAGGGTTCACCTACCGGCTGGAGTTCGTAGACTCGGCAGCCGGTCTGCTGGCCGCCCTGGAACTTAACAACAATGCGCTGGCCACCGGCACCGGCGGCGGCCAGGTAACGTTCGTAGGCACCAGCGAAACCGACTCGGCTCTTAACAGCCAGTTTGTGCTCGACGGCCTCACGCTCTACCGCGATGCCAACCGAGTAACAGACGCGCTGACCGGGATTACCCTGGAATTCAAACAGGTTAGCACAGCACCCGCCGAGTTTACTGTCGCTCCTGACATTGAGCATATCAAAGCCCAGATCGAGGATTTTATTCAGAAGTACAACGATGTGCTTACCTACATCACAGGCAAAAGCAACATCGACGGAGTAACGGAAACGCGGGGAGATTTTGCAGGTGATCCGGTATTCTCCGGCCTTCGGTTTACGCTCCGTAACGAAGTGGTCCGAAAAGTAAGCGGCCAACCGACCGAAGGCCCTCATTACATTACTGATCTGGGCATTACCATTAACGACGACGGGACCCTCTCCCTGACCGACGAAGATGCGCTGCTGCAGGCCGTTCGGCGCAATCCCCAGGCCGTAGAAAGCCTGTTCTCCGGCAATGACGGCATTGCAACCCGTTTGCTCACGCGCCTGGAAGCTTTTGTAGCGACCGGCGGCATTATTGATCAGCGGCAGGACTCCATCGAAACGCGCATCCGTCGTCTCAACGATCGCATTGCTGCCTTTGAGGAACAGTTGGCCCGGCGCGAGGAGCAACTTCGGGCACAGTTTGCCCGCGTGCAGGAAACGATTGCCCTCTTCCAGGGCCAGCAGCAATTCCTCAGCGGCTTTCTTTTCGGAGGTGGCACGTTTTTTTAG
- the fliS gene encoding flagellar export chaperone FliS, which produces MSTLHYMRQYQEQAVLSASPAQLILKLYDLGIAACKRGDRAKVRAVLVELISALNFEAGGELAERLYALYEFCLRESAIGDLSVVQRILEGLREAWYEGVVMARAA; this is translated from the coding sequence ATGAGCACGCTGCATTACATGCGTCAGTATCAGGAGCAGGCCGTCCTTAGCGCCTCCCCGGCTCAGTTGATTCTCAAGCTGTACGACCTGGGCATTGCCGCCTGCAAACGCGGCGACCGCGCCAAAGTGCGGGCTGTCCTCGTCGAACTGATTTCAGCCCTCAACTTTGAAGCCGGCGGCGAACTGGCCGAGCGGCTCTATGCCCTCTACGAGTTCTGCCTGCGCGAAAGCGCCATCGGCGACTTGAGCGTCGTGCAACGCATCCTAGAAGGACTGCGAGAAGCCTGGTACGAGGGCGTCGTCATGGCCCGCGCTGCCTGA
- a CDS encoding glycosyltransferase family 2 protein yields MKHSTSAQPLLSLCMIVKNEAEYLETCLKLARPHVDEIVVIDTGSTDGSQDIARRYADVFEEIEWPNSFAAARNYSLDRASGKYILILDGDEYIADPQGWQLIRSVLTQRHVATLRLKLRNLLPPGLLEADVIYQERVFPNDPLLRYERKIHNQIVDRIKEYRQLKGGDVIDLPVEIIHFGYAHSEEKTRKKYIPRIPLLEAEYREADNEAMKYYYAFQLGVTFYVLKEYEKALDYFSCIDYEVMNQMNEWNAFYAQLLAAQTALKLRKIDTALQFCDRLVGYKFREAIVYYVTGMALLLKGQIREGLCFLVEAFEMGRNEKEQMRFVINERKVVERIISIFKTIGWNRMAEKIEQLGYTSFEKMGELLKYIQQRMLLAMASSKSEAATPSD; encoded by the coding sequence ATGAAGCATTCCACCAGTGCGCAGCCGCTGCTGTCGCTTTGCATGATCGTCAAAAACGAGGCCGAGTACCTGGAGACTTGCCTGAAGCTAGCGCGCCCGCATGTGGACGAAATCGTCGTTATCGATACAGGCTCAACCGACGGATCGCAGGACATCGCCCGGCGATATGCGGACGTGTTTGAGGAGATTGAATGGCCTAACTCATTTGCCGCAGCGCGTAATTACAGTCTGGACCGTGCCTCCGGCAAGTACATTTTAATCCTGGACGGCGACGAATACATTGCAGATCCTCAGGGGTGGCAGCTCATCCGCTCGGTGCTGACCCAGCGACATGTCGCCACGCTACGGTTGAAACTACGCAACCTGCTGCCGCCGGGTCTTTTGGAGGCAGATGTTATTTACCAGGAACGAGTTTTTCCTAATGATCCATTGTTGAGATATGAGCGGAAGATACATAATCAGATTGTTGACCGAATTAAAGAGTATCGTCAATTGAAGGGGGGAGATGTCATTGATCTTCCTGTAGAAATTATTCACTTTGGCTATGCACATAGCGAAGAAAAGACAAGAAAGAAATATATTCCAAGAATACCTCTGCTTGAAGCAGAATACAGGGAGGCAGACAATGAAGCAATGAAGTATTACTATGCTTTTCAGTTGGGTGTAACGTTCTATGTGCTCAAAGAATATGAAAAAGCTCTAGATTATTTTTCTTGTATCGATTATGAAGTGATGAATCAGATGAATGAGTGGAATGCTTTCTATGCCCAATTGCTTGCGGCACAGACTGCTTTAAAACTCAGAAAAATAGATACAGCTTTACAGTTCTGTGATCGTCTGGTGGGTTATAAGTTTCGCGAAGCTATCGTCTATTATGTAACAGGAATGGCATTACTGTTAAAGGGACAGATAAGAGAGGGCCTATGTTTTCTTGTGGAGGCTTTCGAAATGGGAAGAAATGAGAAAGAACAGATGAGATTTGTTATAAATGAGCGAAAAGTTGTGGAGCGAATTATAAGTATATTTAAAACGATAGGATGGAATAGGATGGCGGAAAAGATTGAACAATTGGGATATACTTCCTTTGAAAAGATGGGAGAATTACTTAAATACATTCAGCAACGGATGCTTCTAGCAATGGCGTCTTCAAAAAGTGAAGCGGCAACTCCTTCGGACTGA
- a CDS encoding flagellin, whose translation MSLGDLTRISTNLQALQAYTYLQRTNSELGVRQLRLATGSRINRAEDDSAGYSIAAKLKAKIRAQEQALANIGDAKSMLTVAESSLNSIMEILQTMKEKAVQAANDTMGTEERNAIEDQLDALAAEIDDIVADTEFNGTALFTSTTFTFQVNAEAGDTFTATIGTLSAAQLSVADADLVVSSAASASASIAKIDNAIQTIANKLADVGAYQRRLSFKLDNLAVAKDNYEAARSRIADADFAYEQMQLAKLQILQQTGIAALAQANAAPQAVLQLF comes from the coding sequence ATGTCGTTGGGAGACCTGACCCGGATCAGCACCAACCTGCAGGCGCTGCAAGCCTACACCTACCTGCAGCGCACCAACAGTGAGCTTGGTGTGCGCCAGTTGCGCCTGGCCACCGGCAGCCGCATCAACCGCGCCGAAGACGACTCGGCCGGCTACTCCATCGCCGCCAAGCTCAAAGCCAAAATCCGCGCCCAGGAACAGGCCCTGGCCAACATCGGCGACGCCAAGTCCATGCTGACCGTCGCCGAAAGCAGCCTGAACTCTATCATGGAGATTCTGCAGACCATGAAAGAAAAGGCCGTTCAGGCTGCCAACGACACCATGGGCACCGAAGAGCGCAACGCCATCGAAGACCAGCTCGACGCGCTGGCCGCTGAAATCGATGACATTGTGGCCGACACCGAGTTTAACGGCACGGCCCTCTTTACCAGCACCACGTTCACCTTCCAGGTCAACGCCGAGGCGGGCGACACCTTCACGGCCACCATCGGCACGCTCTCGGCCGCTCAGTTGAGCGTGGCCGATGCCGACCTGGTGGTTTCCTCGGCGGCAAGTGCCAGTGCGTCGATTGCGAAAATCGACAACGCCATCCAGACCATCGCCAACAAACTCGCCGACGTTGGTGCTTATCAGCGTCGTTTGTCGTTCAAGCTGGACAATCTGGCGGTGGCGAAGGACAACTACGAGGCGGCGCGGAGCCGGATTGCGGACGCCGACTTTGCCTACGAGCAGATGCAACTGGCCAAGCTGCAGATCCTGCAGCAGACCGGCATCGCCGCGCTCGCCCAGGCCAACGCCGCTCCCCAGGCGGTGCTCCAACTGTTCTAA
- the hemB gene encoding porphobilinogen synthase — protein MGIQTVDTQRALLSLVERPRRLRRTEGIRRMVRETHLSVDHLVAPLFVVEGTGVRQEVPSMPGQYRLSIDELVCEARALHALGIPAVALFPALDESLKTPDGREALNPDGLYLRAIRAVKDAVPELLVITDVALDPYSSDGHDGIVRDGRILNDETVAILARMAVVQAQAGADIVAPSDMMDGRVGAIRRALDEAGFTEVAILSYTAKYASAFYGPFRDALDSAPRHRPGVPPDKKTYQMDPANAREALRELRLDLDEGADMVMVKPALPYLDVIFRVRQASEVPVAAYQVSGEYAMLKAAARNGWLDEKATVLEALTAIRRAGADVILTYFARQVAQWLQE, from the coding sequence ATGGGTATCCAGACGGTGGACACGCAACGCGCGTTGCTTTCCCTGGTTGAGCGCCCACGCCGGCTACGCCGCACCGAAGGCATTCGGCGCATGGTGCGCGAAACGCATCTATCCGTAGATCACCTGGTGGCCCCCTTGTTTGTGGTCGAGGGCACGGGCGTGCGGCAGGAAGTGCCATCTATGCCCGGTCAGTACCGGCTCAGCATTGATGAGCTGGTCTGCGAAGCCCGAGCCCTGCATGCGCTGGGAATTCCGGCTGTGGCGTTGTTTCCGGCGTTGGATGAATCGCTGAAAACGCCCGATGGCCGCGAGGCGCTCAACCCGGATGGCCTTTACCTGCGTGCTATTCGAGCCGTTAAGGACGCTGTGCCGGAGTTGCTGGTGATCACGGACGTTGCCCTGGACCCGTACTCGTCAGACGGGCACGATGGAATCGTGCGCGACGGCCGCATTCTCAACGACGAAACTGTAGCCATCCTGGCCCGCATGGCCGTTGTGCAGGCGCAGGCCGGCGCTGATATTGTAGCCCCGTCAGACATGATGGACGGCCGGGTTGGAGCGATCCGTCGCGCCCTGGACGAAGCCGGTTTTACGGAAGTAGCTATCCTGTCCTATACGGCCAAATACGCCTCTGCCTTCTACGGTCCTTTCCGAGACGCGCTTGACTCAGCCCCCCGCCACCGTCCAGGGGTGCCCCCGGACAAAAAAACCTACCAGATGGACCCGGCCAACGCTCGGGAGGCCCTGCGTGAGCTGCGGCTGGACCTTGACGAAGGCGCCGATATGGTCATGGTTAAGCCGGCACTGCCCTATCTGGACGTCATCTTTCGCGTGCGCCAGGCCTCTGAGGTTCCAGTCGCCGCCTATCAGGTCAGTGGCGAATATGCCATGCTGAAAGCGGCCGCCCGGAACGGCTGGCTCGACGAGAAAGCCACGGTACTTGAAGCGCTCACGGCGATTCGCCGCGCCGGGGCTGATGTGATTCTCACCTACTTTGCTCGCCAGGTAGCCCAATGGCTTCAGGAATGA
- the cysS gene encoding cysteine--tRNA ligase, with protein MEGSSRTLRLYNTLTRTIEPVYPLERNRLRLYACGPTVYTYAHIGNFRSFLTADLIVRVAQALGWQTIYVCNITDVGHLTVDDYADATGEDKLERALRAEEGRRFPNIWDLARYYTQAFLDDWRALKLLEPDVRPRATEHIRQQILAIEQLVETGHAYETRQGVYFHVPSFPDYGKLSGNRDPEQLAQAVRDVVKDPEKRDPRDFALWKKDEKHLMQWYSPWGWGFPGWHIECSVMSMEYLGTTFDLHLGGEDLIFPHHECEIAQAESLTGKPLARYWVHTRFLLVEGEKMSKSKGNFFTVRELILPPEAGGQGIDPMALRYALISGKYREPLNFTRKHLRDSVRIVQRYQEAARRVEAALQHSRPGPDRIGDRLSAIYDKTLEALCDDLNTPVALAAALEGVKLILGFGDQLNRASAQSARHWLERIDALLGFVYAPERPCSHARREKDPFVEKVERLLAERDAARRARDFARADAIREQLQQMGIEVMDTPEGTRWRRKVLV; from the coding sequence ATGGAGGGTTCTTCCAGAACGCTGCGTTTGTACAACACGCTAACCCGCACGATCGAGCCTGTCTATCCCCTGGAGCGTAACCGACTTCGGCTGTACGCCTGTGGGCCTACCGTCTACACTTACGCGCATATTGGCAACTTCCGAAGCTTCCTGACAGCCGACCTGATTGTCCGCGTAGCCCAGGCGCTGGGCTGGCAGACAATCTACGTCTGCAATATCACCGATGTGGGGCACCTGACCGTGGACGACTACGCCGACGCTACCGGCGAAGACAAACTGGAGCGCGCCTTGCGCGCCGAAGAAGGACGCCGCTTTCCCAATATCTGGGATCTGGCCCGATACTACACGCAAGCTTTCCTGGACGACTGGCGCGCGCTCAAGCTGCTTGAACCGGACGTCCGTCCCCGAGCTACCGAACACATCCGCCAGCAAATTCTTGCCATCGAACAACTGGTCGAAACGGGGCACGCCTACGAAACGCGCCAGGGCGTGTACTTTCATGTGCCCAGCTTCCCCGACTATGGCAAACTGTCGGGTAACCGCGACCCGGAACAGCTCGCCCAGGCCGTACGCGACGTCGTGAAAGACCCTGAGAAACGCGACCCACGCGACTTTGCCCTGTGGAAAAAGGACGAAAAACACCTGATGCAGTGGTACAGCCCCTGGGGCTGGGGCTTCCCGGGCTGGCATATCGAGTGCTCGGTCATGTCCATGGAATACCTGGGCACAACGTTCGACCTGCATCTGGGTGGTGAAGACCTGATTTTTCCGCACCATGAATGTGAAATCGCCCAGGCCGAAAGTCTCACTGGAAAGCCCCTGGCCCGCTACTGGGTTCATACGCGTTTCCTGCTTGTCGAAGGGGAGAAAATGTCCAAGTCGAAGGGCAATTTCTTTACCGTACGTGAGCTCATCCTTCCTCCCGAAGCGGGCGGCCAGGGCATTGATCCAATGGCACTGCGCTATGCGCTCATTTCCGGCAAGTACCGTGAGCCGCTCAACTTCACCCGCAAACACCTGCGCGACAGCGTCCGTATTGTCCAGCGCTACCAGGAAGCTGCCCGGCGCGTCGAAGCTGCGTTGCAGCATAGTCGTCCCGGACCGGATCGCATCGGCGATCGTCTTTCTGCGATTTACGATAAAACGCTGGAAGCGCTCTGCGATGACCTGAACACGCCGGTTGCGCTGGCGGCTGCGTTGGAAGGCGTCAAGCTCATTCTGGGCTTTGGCGATCAGCTCAATCGGGCGTCGGCCCAGAGCGCCCGCCACTGGCTGGAACGCATTGATGCGCTGCTGGGCTTTGTTTATGCACCGGAGCGTCCCTGCAGTCATGCGCGCCGCGAAAAGGATCCGTTTGTAGAAAAAGTTGAGCGCCTGCTGGCCGAGCGTGACGCCGCGCGGCGGGCTCGGGACTTCGCCCGCGCCGATGCCATCCGCGAACAGTTGCAGCAGATGGGCATCGAAGTGATGGACACCCCCGAAGGTACTCGCTGGCGCCGCAAAGTGCTTGTGTAA